Proteins from a single region of Vulgatibacter sp.:
- a CDS encoding NAD(P)-dependent oxidoreductase has product MDRTENREHGTGGRPMRVCIVGASGKLGRYMVQHTLDRGYEVVAVCRAQSVGKLAAFADRITIVPGATNDREVIRRAVAGCDGVLTVLVPWGVQAYSSGTAQAVLDFAPPDARLVFSCGWHITRDGKDVYSRGFRWMLAFFTWLARVVRFAEVDDQVEACKRIFASGRRWTVVRGSDLEEGESQGLPVWSRHVGDPVLASNRTRRIDFALFMVEALQNDVLVQEAPAIVGCHPPPEA; this is encoded by the coding sequence ATGGATCGCACGGAGAACAGGGAGCACGGCACGGGCGGGCGCCCGATGCGCGTCTGCATCGTCGGCGCCTCGGGGAAGCTCGGCCGGTACATGGTCCAGCACACGCTGGATCGGGGCTACGAGGTGGTCGCTGTCTGCCGGGCGCAGAGCGTGGGCAAGCTCGCGGCCTTCGCCGACCGGATCACCATCGTCCCGGGGGCGACCAACGACCGCGAGGTGATCCGCCGCGCGGTGGCGGGCTGCGACGGCGTGCTCACCGTGCTCGTGCCGTGGGGCGTGCAGGCCTACTCCAGCGGCACGGCGCAGGCGGTGCTCGACTTCGCCCCGCCCGACGCGCGGCTCGTCTTCTCCTGCGGCTGGCACATCACCCGCGACGGCAAGGACGTCTACTCGCGGGGCTTCCGGTGGATGCTCGCCTTCTTCACCTGGCTGGCGCGGGTGGTGCGCTTCGCCGAGGTCGACGATCAGGTGGAGGCGTGCAAGCGGATCTTCGCCAGCGGGCGGCGCTGGACCGTGGTGCGCGGCAGCGATCTCGAGGAGGGCGAGAGCCAGGGGCTGCCGGTGTGGAGCCGGCACGTGGGGGATCCCGTGCTCGCTAGCAACCGCACCCGCCGGATCGACTTCGCGCTCTTCATGGTCGAGGCCCTGCAGAACGACGTGCTCGTCCAGGAGGCGCCCGCCATCGTCGGTTGCCACCCCCCGCCAGAGGCGTGA
- a CDS encoding DGQHR domain-containing protein — protein sequence MVTPVLRVEQPLGEFFIASLPARVLQSVTYSAAAEKEAGEDSYGVRGGQRILDPKRAEAIGDFINGVDACFPSSIILAANSPPDGGSTNDSSRWFVDDTRPGCYELVIPSATPLARIVDGQHRVAGFSFAEPARLDMTMPCSIFVDLPLAYQAYLFATINFNQKKVDRSLAYELFGYSLDEEPAASWSPEKLAVFLARRLNADDASPFKNHLKVALVDREATPSGEWRVSMATVVDGLLSLFSRRPQADRNSLNGYESSKRRRSTLKDDGTPLRFLFLTGNDVVLYAVVLNFFAAVSKLFWVSEPGYAVRTVGIQAFFDIMRKLLEDFEHNRRASIAYFLDKLAPAAGVDLSDDFFQASGKGRVRIRNTLALRLGLLALKDLPQADRANYARLAG from the coding sequence TTGGTAACGCCAGTTCTCCGTGTCGAGCAGCCGCTCGGTGAATTCTTTATCGCCTCACTCCCAGCGCGAGTACTCCAGTCAGTCACCTACTCGGCCGCCGCCGAAAAAGAGGCAGGGGAGGATTCCTACGGCGTTCGTGGTGGGCAGCGCATCCTCGATCCAAAGCGAGCGGAGGCCATCGGAGATTTTATCAACGGTGTCGACGCCTGCTTTCCGAGCAGCATCATCCTTGCCGCGAATAGCCCACCGGATGGTGGCTCGACGAATGATTCATCTAGATGGTTCGTCGACGACACGCGACCAGGTTGCTACGAACTCGTTATTCCATCGGCCACGCCACTTGCACGCATCGTGGACGGTCAGCACCGCGTCGCCGGATTTAGCTTTGCCGAGCCGGCGCGTCTTGACATGACGATGCCGTGCTCAATCTTCGTTGACTTGCCATTGGCCTATCAGGCGTACCTGTTTGCGACCATCAACTTCAACCAGAAGAAGGTCGACCGCAGCCTAGCTTATGAGCTCTTTGGCTATAGCCTAGATGAGGAGCCGGCAGCGTCTTGGTCGCCAGAGAAGCTCGCGGTCTTCCTCGCACGGCGACTAAACGCCGACGACGCGTCGCCATTCAAGAACCATCTAAAGGTCGCGCTAGTCGACCGGGAGGCGACACCCTCAGGTGAATGGCGCGTATCCATGGCTACGGTTGTTGACGGCCTGCTTTCTCTTTTCTCACGCCGGCCACAGGCCGACCGAAACTCGCTGAATGGCTATGAGTCCTCCAAGCGGCGCCGCAGCACTCTTAAGGATGACGGCACACCTTTACGGTTTCTGTTTCTCACAGGAAACGACGTGGTTCTTTACGCCGTCGTCCTCAATTTCTTCGCCGCAGTGTCAAAGCTTTTCTGGGTTTCGGAGCCTGGTTATGCAGTCAGAACGGTTGGCATACAGGCGTTTTTTGACATTATGCGTAAGCTGCTTGAAGACTTTGAGCATAACCGGCGGGCGTCTATCGCATACTTCTTGGACAAGCTGGCGCCCGCCGCTGGGGTCGACCTGTCCGACGATTTCTTCCAGGCAAGCGGAAAGGGGCGCGTGCGCATTCGAAACACGCTCGCACTTCGCCTTGGACTGCTAGCGCTCAAAGACTTGCCGCAAGCGGATCGGGCTAATTATGCCCGACTCGCAGGATAG
- a CDS encoding ATP-binding protein, protein MSVSASFTFEDIARAAFTTSTKADDINSEFAGPGRLALRGRNYAARLAIARSLSVAGPPPACGDSGGKTIRGTNLFGDNARTWISLLVQHAELKDASLSDLQDLVRRHWARGAELLEEDWQACEGDYDRFLVHLAAQAGLGAGGEVPTGSARPTYGESRVVFAPRAVPVSLPLGPLSVNAANGEPVAFRINAKGTSPHVAVMGTLGTGKTVIAKSMLVAAHKQSGCPVLLFDMGKGDLAADKSLVSELGAQVLEPPRQPIPLDMLSADAADSVALAKAALRFRESFCRIPQGSRLGDIQTALVGEAATRALLGSRPVRLADVHERLKEVYAEKRRKDDLAITTFDDMSKFKLFEPRMPPEEFFSRSWVVDVHNLPEVAQRLIVFMLLDAAYAYLTELADAPTDSDGNRAMRLVVCVDEARKVLAYEQASLIGLVRESRSKGGAVMMISQSPDDFAGDEENFLENLGIGVCLKTNAKPAVLSHMLGRAEDLAGLASGIAVTRLPDKGFVKVRAWDEESFR, encoded by the coding sequence ATGTCGGTATCCGCATCGTTTACATTTGAAGACATCGCACGTGCCGCCTTCACCACCTCGACGAAGGCCGACGACATTAACAGTGAGTTTGCTGGGCCTGGGAGGCTCGCACTTCGCGGGCGCAACTACGCTGCACGCTTGGCAATTGCTCGGTCGTTGTCTGTCGCAGGTCCGCCTCCTGCATGCGGGGATAGCGGCGGGAAGACCATCCGAGGCACCAACCTCTTCGGCGACAATGCACGCACGTGGATCTCGCTTCTTGTCCAGCACGCTGAGCTGAAGGACGCTTCGCTTTCCGATCTCCAGGATCTCGTGAGGAGGCACTGGGCAAGGGGAGCGGAGCTCCTTGAGGAAGACTGGCAGGCATGCGAGGGCGATTATGATCGTTTCCTCGTCCATCTTGCCGCTCAGGCTGGGCTTGGCGCTGGAGGTGAAGTCCCCACAGGCTCCGCGCGACCAACGTACGGTGAGAGCCGGGTGGTCTTTGCCCCTCGTGCAGTGCCGGTCAGTTTGCCTCTTGGCCCCCTTAGCGTGAACGCGGCCAACGGCGAACCGGTGGCATTCCGCATCAACGCCAAGGGCACGTCGCCGCACGTTGCCGTGATGGGCACGCTCGGGACCGGCAAGACCGTCATCGCCAAGAGCATGCTAGTCGCCGCCCATAAACAAAGCGGATGCCCCGTGCTCCTGTTCGATATGGGCAAGGGAGACCTGGCTGCCGACAAGTCCTTGGTCAGCGAATTGGGGGCACAGGTGCTTGAGCCCCCCCGCCAGCCGATTCCCCTGGACATGCTGAGCGCGGATGCAGCCGATTCTGTAGCACTTGCTAAGGCAGCTCTCAGGTTTAGGGAGTCTTTCTGTCGTATTCCCCAGGGGTCACGCCTAGGAGATATCCAGACAGCGCTCGTCGGTGAAGCGGCGACGCGCGCCCTCCTAGGCTCAAGACCTGTCCGACTGGCCGATGTCCATGAGCGCCTCAAAGAGGTCTATGCCGAGAAGAGGCGGAAGGACGATCTCGCGATTACCACATTCGACGATATGTCGAAGTTCAAGCTCTTCGAGCCGCGGATGCCCCCGGAAGAGTTTTTTTCGCGGAGCTGGGTGGTCGACGTCCACAATCTTCCCGAAGTCGCCCAGCGACTTATAGTGTTCATGCTGCTAGACGCAGCCTACGCATATTTGACCGAGCTGGCGGATGCGCCCACCGATTCCGATGGCAACAGGGCGATGCGGCTGGTCGTGTGCGTTGACGAGGCTCGCAAGGTCCTCGCCTACGAGCAGGCTTCGCTTATTGGCCTGGTTCGAGAGTCGCGGTCCAAGGGCGGCGCCGTCATGATGATCTCTCAGTCGCCTGATGATTTCGCAGGCGACGAAGAGAACTTTCTCGAGAATCTCGGCATCGGCGTCTGCCTCAAGACTAATGCTAAGCCCGCGGTCTTATCTCACATGCTAGGCCGAGCGGAGGACCTTGCTGGCCTCGCAAGCGGTATCGCCGTTACCCGCCTTCCGGACAAGGGCTTCGTTAAGGTCCGAGCGTGGGACGAGGAAAGCTTTCGCTGA
- the dndD gene encoding DNA sulfur modification protein DndD has translation MYLRKIRLLDWKLYGGEHTFDFPAPGKRRNVILVGAKNGYGKTSLLEAIALGLYGRDGLAIVARADSLGDDERRRQNYRKFIEGAWNDRARAEGRTSMAVELDFEDDTDGQSINIKRTWNFTVDGRLLGDGESVTIDHNGKRRMPGKLEDKDDFARGWIAKAALPAHLAEFFLFDGERVQNLARREMAIQVRHGIEGFLGVKVMRDLATDLRTYVGMKRSEVRGADSALLLSLQEEVEAIDSRLNELRELQLAAQERLRHAERECDELRGRMSGMSGGAVQSVKRLADEQNRIDRSLEKMMGDLTELLGGDFSLALAGTAVREALRNRLVAEQRLAKWESGLESSKGQVGRFLRAFAVAEPQFQPALSETQREVLERKAEAAWTAIWHPPADGCAEGYLHPSLSDLDRARVIENLDAVSKLGQESIGQLLHEMNGLRDEHEKLKNQINTYASFDSVIAELTSELDKAVGERSQADSEIRAIEREINGLDQARANKHAELQRERVHFAEAQPLIAKADLGEQIADMIGPFIEEAVGGCVDDIATRMTDAFAAMAHKSNIGRIEITRDCEVRLMPRNGTDDIRSLDQSAGENQIFAFSLISAIAQAAEVRFPLIIDTPLARLDAKHRENVLRHFSDRAGEQIILLSQDTEVVDAFKDAIGTRVAETFLIEHEGRSGSRAGRARVTRGKYF, from the coding sequence GTGTACCTTCGGAAGATTCGGCTGCTTGACTGGAAGCTCTACGGTGGAGAGCACACTTTCGATTTTCCAGCTCCTGGCAAGCGTAGGAACGTCATCCTTGTTGGGGCGAAGAACGGGTACGGAAAGACGAGCCTCTTGGAGGCTATCGCTCTCGGCCTATATGGGCGTGACGGCTTGGCGATCGTGGCGCGCGCCGACTCGCTCGGTGATGATGAGCGCAGACGCCAGAATTATCGCAAGTTTATCGAAGGCGCCTGGAATGACCGCGCCCGAGCGGAAGGCCGAACTTCGATGGCCGTCGAACTCGATTTCGAGGACGACACCGACGGCCAGAGCATCAACATCAAGCGCACCTGGAACTTCACAGTCGATGGGCGTTTGCTCGGCGATGGCGAGAGCGTAACCATCGACCACAACGGCAAACGCCGCATGCCCGGTAAACTGGAAGATAAAGACGACTTCGCTCGCGGCTGGATTGCGAAGGCCGCGCTTCCAGCACATCTCGCCGAGTTCTTCCTCTTTGACGGCGAGCGGGTCCAGAATCTCGCCCGCCGGGAGATGGCGATCCAAGTCCGCCACGGGATTGAAGGCTTCCTCGGCGTGAAGGTGATGCGCGACCTCGCCACCGACCTTCGCACTTACGTTGGAATGAAGCGCAGCGAGGTCCGCGGCGCTGATAGCGCCCTGCTTCTCAGCTTGCAGGAAGAGGTGGAGGCAATCGATTCGCGTTTGAACGAGCTGCGCGAACTACAGCTCGCGGCACAGGAGCGCTTGCGGCACGCGGAACGTGAGTGTGACGAGCTGCGCGGCCGCATGTCGGGGATGAGCGGCGGCGCGGTGCAGAGCGTCAAGCGGCTTGCTGACGAGCAAAATCGAATCGATCGGTCGCTCGAAAAGATGATGGGCGATTTGACCGAGCTCCTCGGCGGAGATTTCTCCCTCGCCCTTGCCGGTACCGCCGTCAGAGAAGCACTTCGGAATCGCCTTGTCGCCGAGCAAAGACTCGCCAAGTGGGAATCCGGTCTGGAGTCGAGCAAAGGCCAGGTCGGTCGCTTTCTGCGGGCGTTCGCGGTCGCAGAGCCGCAGTTCCAGCCGGCACTCTCCGAGACCCAACGAGAGGTTCTTGAGAGAAAAGCCGAGGCTGCATGGACGGCAATATGGCATCCGCCTGCCGACGGCTGTGCAGAGGGCTACCTCCATCCCTCCCTCTCGGATCTCGACCGAGCTCGTGTGATTGAAAATCTGGATGCGGTTTCGAAGCTTGGCCAGGAGAGCATTGGCCAACTCTTGCACGAGATGAATGGTCTTCGTGACGAGCATGAAAAGCTCAAGAACCAGATCAACACCTACGCTAGCTTCGACTCGGTCATCGCCGAACTAACGTCGGAGCTTGATAAGGCCGTCGGCGAGAGAAGCCAGGCGGACAGCGAGATCCGTGCGATCGAGCGCGAAATCAACGGTCTAGACCAGGCGCGAGCCAATAAGCACGCCGAATTGCAGCGCGAGCGTGTTCATTTCGCCGAAGCGCAGCCGCTCATCGCGAAGGCCGACCTTGGCGAGCAGATTGCCGATATGATCGGTCCCTTCATCGAGGAGGCGGTGGGAGGTTGTGTCGACGACATCGCCACCAGGATGACCGATGCATTCGCTGCGATGGCGCACAAGAGCAATATCGGGCGGATCGAGATTACGCGGGACTGCGAGGTCCGTCTAATGCCGCGAAACGGGACGGACGATATCCGCTCACTCGATCAGTCGGCCGGCGAGAATCAGATCTTTGCTTTCTCTCTTATTTCGGCGATTGCTCAGGCCGCCGAAGTGCGCTTCCCGCTCATTATCGATACCCCTCTCGCGCGCCTTGATGCCAAGCACCGCGAAAATGTGCTGCGACACTTCAGTGATCGTGCCGGCGAGCAGATTATCCTGCTTTCCCAAGATACTGAGGTAGTCGATGCATTCAAGGACGCGATCGGCACGAGAGTCGCCGAGACCTTCCTCATTGAGCACGAGGGTCGTAGCGGTTCGCGTGCTGGCCGTGCCCGTGTTACGCGCGGGAAGTATTTCTAG
- the dndC gene encoding DNA phosphorothioation system sulfurtransferase DndC, protein MTTERIRTAKEEIRAEYLDESQRFPWIVGYSGGKDSTLVLQFVIEMLLDLAPDERTRPIHVLTNDTLVESPILANYIDKMLELIRAASDRLLLPITVVKTSPQPDQTFWVNLIGRGYPSPNRMFRWCTDRMKIRPTSDYITSQVAASGQVVLLLGVRRAESAVRAASVNKYTPKDGRRLNAHNTLKGCLVFRPIVDFETDEVWQVLLQRPPPWGGSHRELVTLYRNAQGGECPLVLDKDEAPSCGSSSSRFGCWTCTVVEKDKSIEGFIDNGFTHLEPLMYFRDWLAAIRNDRSRRQRTRRNGLVTLMKDGSEVPGPFTLEARQAILEKLLAVQDEVGLPLISDAELSEIKRLWAEDTLAEAQSVLGALRNARSGAKP, encoded by the coding sequence TTGACGACCGAGAGAATTCGAACTGCGAAGGAGGAGATACGTGCAGAGTATCTCGATGAATCGCAGCGTTTTCCATGGATCGTCGGCTACTCGGGTGGAAAGGACTCGACGCTCGTTTTACAGTTTGTAATCGAGATGTTGCTCGACCTCGCTCCGGACGAGCGGACGCGGCCAATACACGTTCTTACAAACGATACCCTCGTCGAGTCTCCAATCCTTGCCAACTACATCGACAAGATGCTCGAACTGATTCGGGCAGCGAGCGATCGCCTTCTCTTGCCGATCACCGTCGTCAAGACCTCTCCTCAGCCTGACCAGACCTTTTGGGTCAACCTGATCGGTCGTGGGTATCCATCGCCGAACCGCATGTTCAGATGGTGCACTGATCGTATGAAGATCAGGCCGACATCTGATTATATCACGAGCCAGGTGGCGGCTAGCGGGCAGGTTGTTCTGCTCCTCGGTGTGCGGCGTGCTGAATCGGCGGTTCGCGCTGCCTCGGTAAACAAGTATACACCGAAAGATGGACGCCGACTCAACGCTCATAACACCTTGAAGGGATGTTTGGTCTTTCGGCCAATCGTCGATTTCGAAACTGACGAGGTCTGGCAAGTTCTCTTGCAGCGCCCGCCACCTTGGGGTGGCAGCCACCGTGAGCTCGTGACGCTGTACCGCAACGCGCAAGGGGGTGAGTGCCCGCTCGTTCTCGACAAGGATGAAGCTCCTTCGTGCGGGTCCTCCTCATCGCGCTTTGGCTGCTGGACCTGCACCGTCGTCGAGAAAGATAAGAGCATCGAGGGGTTCATCGATAACGGTTTCACCCACCTGGAACCGCTCATGTACTTCCGCGACTGGCTGGCGGCAATTCGCAACGATAGGTCCAGGCGACAGAGGACGCGCCGGAACGGTCTCGTCACGTTGATGAAAGACGGCTCGGAGGTCCCGGGCCCTTTCACTCTCGAAGCCCGGCAAGCGATTCTGGAAAAGCTTCTCGCGGTTCAGGACGAGGTCGGTCTCCCATTGATCTCGGACGCTGAACTTTCAGAGATCAAGCGATTGTGGGCCGAAGACACGCTCGCTGAGGCGCAGAGTGTACTTGGTGCCCTGAGGAACGCTAGAAGCGGAGCTAAGCCATGA
- a CDS encoding DUF2058 family protein — MGLQSLRDKLLQAGLVTEDQAKKAEADLEARKRASRDRQQQGGAPRGGGGRPQGRGPGGPNRGGGRPQQPPRELTEEEKRKREEEAAFREKERLLAKEREENRKRALEDRKKLEGLRELCEKHEVTERGDEAFFFSSRKKKVMKIFLTPEQLKALEAGQLAIMDKPMPGELATALVTREAAEGAVKIDSRALRFYNRGGGETYGFKADSLQAGPDAENTTESHEEPAVEGEAPQAAAAPEASTADAAQPEETEEKAS, encoded by the coding sequence ATGGGACTGCAGAGCCTTCGCGACAAGCTGCTTCAGGCCGGTCTGGTCACCGAGGACCAGGCCAAGAAGGCCGAGGCCGACCTCGAGGCGCGCAAGCGCGCATCCCGTGACCGCCAGCAGCAGGGCGGCGCGCCGCGTGGCGGCGGGGGTAGGCCCCAGGGGCGCGGGCCCGGCGGTCCGAACCGTGGCGGCGGCCGTCCCCAGCAGCCTCCCCGCGAGCTCACCGAGGAAGAGAAGCGCAAGCGTGAGGAGGAGGCGGCCTTCCGCGAGAAGGAGCGCCTGCTCGCCAAGGAACGCGAGGAGAACCGCAAGCGCGCCCTCGAGGATCGCAAGAAGCTCGAAGGCCTTCGCGAGCTCTGCGAGAAGCACGAGGTCACCGAGCGCGGCGACGAGGCCTTCTTCTTCTCCTCCCGCAAGAAGAAGGTGATGAAGATCTTCCTCACGCCCGAGCAGCTGAAGGCGCTCGAGGCGGGGCAGCTCGCGATCATGGACAAGCCGATGCCCGGCGAGCTGGCCACGGCGCTGGTCACCCGCGAGGCGGCAGAGGGCGCGGTCAAGATCGACTCGCGGGCCCTGCGCTTCTACAACCGCGGTGGCGGCGAGACCTACGGCTTCAAGGCCGACTCGCTCCAGGCAGGCCCGGACGCGGAGAACACCACCGAGTCCCACGAGGAGCCCGCCGTCGAGGGCGAGGCGCCCCAGGCTGCCGCCGCCCCCGAGGCCAGCACCGCCGACGCGGCCCAGCCTGAAGAGACCGAGGAGAAGGCGAGCTAA
- the queF gene encoding preQ(1) synthase, protein MPSLPSKQLETFPNPKPARRYEILFDAPEFTCLCPLTGQPDFAHIKVRYIPDEKCIELKSFKLYLWSYRNEGAFHEAVTNQICDDLVAATDPHFLEVTGDFFVRGGVRTVVTATHKKG, encoded by the coding sequence ATGCCCAGCCTCCCGTCGAAGCAGCTCGAGACCTTCCCCAACCCCAAGCCGGCCCGCCGCTACGAGATCCTCTTCGACGCGCCGGAGTTCACCTGCCTCTGCCCGCTCACCGGCCAGCCGGACTTCGCGCACATCAAGGTTCGCTACATCCCGGACGAGAAGTGCATCGAGCTGAAGAGCTTCAAGCTCTACCTGTGGAGCTACCGCAACGAAGGCGCCTTCCACGAGGCGGTGACCAACCAGATCTGCGACGACCTGGTGGCCGCCACCGATCCGCACTTCCTCGAGGTCACCGGCGACTTCTTCGTCCGCGGCGGCGTCCGCACCGTGGTCACGGCGACGCACAAGAAGGGCTGA
- a CDS encoding metallophosphoesterase family protein, producing MRILHISDVHVQMDYDADSWRRMGWRRMAGQLELKLARRARRYVKAPETIGRLVEEGLRQGADHVILSGDLTALAVDAEFEAARKALGPLADRPDLLTVVPGNHDIFTPGSRDKKRFDSWFGHLLGSDLPELRGEGAWPHVRLVGEDVAVVGLCSARVPLVPGIASGLVGEAQLRSLEKICADRRVRGRSIHVVVHHAPLRWDGSVDRRDHGLADARALIDVCARGGVAAIHCGHIHIRYAWQVPGGPMVVGGGSSTWLGHEGYWLVDAEGGRLTGLQNMALAPLEAEVEAPAGLVPTTG from the coding sequence GTGCGAATTCTCCACATTTCCGATGTCCATGTGCAGATGGACTACGACGCCGACTCCTGGCGACGGATGGGCTGGCGCCGGATGGCGGGGCAGCTCGAGCTGAAACTCGCCAGGCGGGCGCGCCGGTACGTGAAGGCGCCCGAGACGATCGGCCGGCTGGTGGAGGAGGGGCTGCGCCAGGGGGCGGATCACGTGATCCTCTCCGGCGATCTCACCGCGCTGGCCGTCGACGCGGAGTTCGAGGCGGCGCGCAAGGCCTTAGGCCCGCTGGCGGATCGGCCGGATCTGCTCACGGTGGTGCCCGGCAACCACGACATCTTCACCCCCGGCAGCCGTGACAAGAAGCGCTTCGACAGCTGGTTCGGGCACCTGCTCGGCAGCGACTTGCCCGAGCTGCGGGGCGAGGGGGCGTGGCCCCACGTGCGCCTCGTCGGCGAGGACGTGGCGGTGGTGGGGCTCTGCTCGGCCCGGGTGCCGCTGGTGCCGGGGATCGCCTCGGGGCTGGTGGGCGAGGCGCAGCTTCGTTCGCTCGAGAAGATCTGCGCCGACCGGCGGGTGCGGGGGCGGTCGATCCACGTGGTGGTGCACCACGCCCCGTTGCGCTGGGACGGCTCGGTGGACCGGCGGGATCACGGGCTGGCGGATGCGCGGGCGCTGATCGACGTCTGCGCCCGGGGCGGGGTGGCGGCGATCCACTGCGGCCACATCCACATCCGCTATGCGTGGCAGGTGCCGGGCGGGCCGATGGTGGTGGGCGGCGGCAGCTCCACGTGGCTGGGGCACGAGGGCTATTGGCTCGTCGATGCCGAGGGCGGCAGGCTCACCGGGCTGCAGAACATGGCCCTGGCGCCGCTGGAGGCGGAGGTCGAGGCACCGGCGGGGCTGGTGCCGACGACGGGGTGA
- the gluQRS gene encoding tRNA glutamyl-Q(34) synthetase GluQRS, translated as MKVRGRFAPSPTGDLHLGNARTALLAWVSARAQGGAFVMRMEDLDKPRERPGAAARILASLRWLGLDWDEGPDVGGPFGPYTQSERFALYEAATDRLLEAGKAFHCWCSRAEVAAASAPHAGEEGPRYPGRCRTPDEERAASRAREGRIPSVRFLVPDHPVRFEDGIHGLQCFDVHALTGDFVIRRADGVAAYQLAVVVDDAAMEITEVVRGDDLLSSTPRQILLFEALGLPVPRFLHLPLLLGPDGARLAKRHGAASLTELMERGEDPKAITGLLAWLSGLAEKDERLTPGELVARWDPARVGRAPARLPEEALHRLP; from the coding sequence ATGAAGGTCCGTGGCCGCTTCGCGCCCTCGCCCACCGGCGATCTCCACCTCGGCAATGCCCGCACCGCCCTGCTCGCCTGGGTCTCCGCCCGCGCCCAGGGCGGCGCCTTCGTGATGCGGATGGAAGACCTGGACAAGCCGCGGGAGCGCCCCGGTGCCGCCGCGCGGATCCTCGCCTCCCTGCGCTGGCTGGGCCTCGATTGGGACGAGGGCCCGGACGTGGGTGGCCCCTTCGGCCCCTACACCCAGAGCGAGCGCTTCGCCCTCTACGAGGCGGCCACCGACCGCCTCCTCGAGGCGGGCAAGGCCTTCCACTGCTGGTGCTCGCGCGCCGAGGTGGCCGCCGCCTCCGCCCCCCACGCAGGCGAGGAGGGGCCCCGTTACCCCGGCCGCTGCCGCACGCCCGACGAGGAGCGTGCCGCCTCCCGGGCGCGGGAGGGCCGGATCCCCTCGGTGCGCTTCCTCGTCCCGGATCACCCGGTCCGCTTCGAGGACGGGATCCACGGCCTCCAATGCTTCGACGTGCACGCGCTCACCGGCGACTTCGTCATCCGCCGCGCCGACGGGGTGGCGGCCTACCAGCTCGCGGTGGTGGTGGACGACGCGGCGATGGAGATCACCGAGGTGGTCCGCGGCGACGACCTCCTCTCCTCCACGCCCCGGCAGATCCTCCTCTTCGAGGCGCTGGGGCTGCCCGTGCCGCGCTTCCTCCACCTGCCGCTCCTCCTCGGCCCCGACGGCGCGCGCCTCGCCAAACGCCACGGCGCCGCCTCGCTCACCGAGCTCATGGAGCGCGGGGAGGATCCGAAGGCGATCACGGGCCTGCTCGCCTGGCTCTCGGGGCTGGCCGAGAAGGACGAGCGCCTCACGCCGGGGGAGCTCGTCGCCCGCTGGGATCCGGCCCGGGTCGGCAGGGCGCCTGCCCGCCTGCCGGAAGAGGCCCTGCACCGACTCCCGTAG
- a CDS encoding GNAT family N-acetyltransferase, which produces MISRLSRADEGELRALLATDPVTYCFPCAILDERGIGSGQVLFHGLRQGGALKAAVAIIGKARLAVPIGGEKKEQQELGKALRGQIRGVIGRRDLADSLWEAGGTEEPWLVHAHRLYRITAEDMGPWTAPGLRLATASDLPEVLPYAAAMQEEETGRDPLAEDPAGYRDRTAARIDAGRLYVLEEDGEVVFQVAMGAVGSFGAQLEGVYTPPIFRGLGYASQGLGQLCRTQLSRLPRLTLTVNEANREAVALYRKLGFVQGAAFRMIRAD; this is translated from the coding sequence GTGATCTCGCGCCTTTCCAGAGCCGACGAGGGGGAGCTCCGGGCCCTGCTCGCCACCGACCCCGTCACCTACTGCTTCCCCTGCGCCATCCTCGACGAGCGCGGGATCGGATCGGGGCAGGTGCTCTTCCACGGCCTGCGCCAGGGCGGCGCCCTCAAGGCGGCGGTGGCGATCATCGGCAAGGCCCGCCTCGCGGTGCCGATCGGCGGCGAGAAGAAGGAGCAGCAGGAGCTGGGCAAAGCGCTGCGCGGCCAGATCCGCGGGGTGATCGGCAGGCGCGATCTCGCCGACTCGCTCTGGGAGGCCGGCGGCACCGAGGAGCCCTGGCTCGTCCACGCCCACCGCCTCTACCGGATCACCGCCGAGGACATGGGCCCCTGGACCGCGCCGGGCCTGCGCCTCGCCACCGCTTCGGATCTGCCGGAGGTGCTCCCCTACGCTGCGGCGATGCAGGAGGAGGAGACGGGGCGCGATCCCCTCGCCGAGGATCCGGCGGGCTACCGCGACCGCACCGCCGCCCGCATCGACGCAGGCCGCCTCTACGTGCTCGAGGAGGACGGCGAGGTGGTCTTCCAGGTGGCGATGGGCGCGGTGGGCTCCTTCGGCGCGCAGCTCGAGGGCGTCTACACCCCGCCGATCTTCCGGGGCCTGGGGTACGCGAGCCAGGGGCTCGGGCAGCTCTGCCGCACGCAGCTCTCGCGGCTGCCGCGCCTCACCCTCACCGTGAACGAGGCGAACCGCGAGGCGGTGGCGCTCTACCGCAAGCTGGGCTTCGTGCAGGGCGCGGCCTTCCGGATGATCCGCGCCGACTGA